The genomic segment AGTATTATAGAATGGATACTATTTGTTGACTCGCAATCGCAGAAACAGGTCACACTAATTGTTTAATTGTTGTGTTAAAAATGTGAAGTAGAATGATAACCCGCCATACTTGCTGCTATAATGCCTCATTACACGTTCAAATATTCTATATGCAGAGATCATCGCCTCTAAACTACAATCGGTACTAGCGTTTGACTCTATTGTAACATAATTATTATCAATCCTTAGGTTAATTTGGTACGTATTCTCTTCACTTATCCATTGCAGTGTACAGCCCATTTCCCCATCAATCATACCGAGCCATCTTAATCCTTTGAACCACTTACCTGCTAACAAGTTAACCATGTCAGTCGCATTCATGTTTGGCGGAATAAAAGTTTGAAATAATGGAACATACGCAACTGCTGCCTTATTATTAGCTCTGGCAAGTATACTACCCTTTTTGCTAATTCTATAACCTACATCAGACTTTTCTATTAAACCAAGATCGCCTAATCTACGAAGCGATCGGGACAACGTTTCTTGATGAATTCCTAGTTTTCGCATCAACCCCTTAAACGTATAATTGGATTTTTCGTTTCCTAGCATGTCCAAAACTTTGTGATCATTTTCTCCAACATAAAAGTCAAATACCACAGTTTCCTCCTTCCCGTTAGAATTGATCAAGGTTTCATCTTGGTACAAATGATCAAGGCCTTCATCTGTTTTATCGATCATGCTCTTAATACGCCATATGGATGATATAAATTATCAAGTTATCAGTAAATGTGACTTACTTTATTCGATAGCGAAGCAACGCAGCAACTTTGCCTAGATTTGCCAAGATCCTGCCATCCTCAGTTTTTGATGAGATGATCTCCATTTTCGCTCCTGTCCTAAGCGCCAATTCCTCCATATAATCAACCAGATCCTGCTCCGTATATTCAGAGTCAGGTGATGAGCAACTAGTACAAGCAACAGCAAGCATCTCCTGCTTTGTTTGCATAAGCTTATCCCTATCAACTATCCTGTTCACTTTTGTTCCACATTTCTTACAAACAATTTCCAATCTTACCTTTAGGATATTATCTGTTACAAGAAGCAACTCCACTGCTCCGGCTTTGAGAGCGGTTAGAACGTCGTTCAAACCATAGGTAACAAGACCTTTCTCTGAATGGACTTCCTGCAACAGTCTTTGAACCAGCTTTTTCTCCTCTATCAATCTATACTCTTGCAAGATGTCTTGAGCCTTATCCACGGTTTCTCTAACACCCTCCCTTCCAGCATAGGAAGTATCGATTACGGCTAGAACGTTATTCTGCAATCTGTAATCCATATAACCATTCTTAAGAAATTCGTCTTTGGTAGGGCCAGGACCGCCAACTATCAATCCTTGCACCTTGTACTCATCTATAAACACAGACTTTGCATGCTGAGCAACCCTTTTGAAATATTCGCCCAATTCCATCTCTCTTAACCTTTCGTACCTCCTGGCAGACTGGCCCCCTGCTCTATGCTTGCCTGCAACACCGGAAGTCAAGCTCTCTACCATTTCCAACCTATCCCCAAGCAAGACACCTATACCAGCTTCTGTACTGTCAATGGAAAGTATTCCTACCACTTTCTCTTCTTTTAGCATTTCCTTCAGTATATCAGTATGGAAGTGATCATCGCATCTGTAAAGGAATGTTTGTAGCGGCTTTGGCGGTACAACTTCGTGCAACGTTATGACCTCACTACCAATGCCATTTGTAGGCAAAGCACCGCAGAATATCACAAGCCCTGTCTCTGGTGTTTCGTCATATAATTTCAATCTCTGCATTGTTCTTGTCAAGGCATCTAGAACATGGTTCCTTGTTGTATCTGATTTTATGTTAGAGGCTGTACCATACTCTTCCCTCAGGGTTGCCACTACCTCGTGGATGGCCTTCCTTGGAGGGATGTAGAGCGTTACAAGCTCCGTACCTCTTCCCGTTTTGCTTGAAAGTTCTTCAAGAATTCGTTTCAGCTTGTAAAGCTTAACAGAATCGTACTTGCCCATGATATGCGCAGATATTGAATGCGTATAATATTAAGGTTGTATCGAATATGTTTATTATCATTTAGACAATTCACTTTTTGAAGTGTTAAGAAAATCAAGGTTATATGCTACTTCGTTCTTTGTTAGTTTAGAAAATTGTTACCACGACTTGAATATATTAAACAGGCCAGACTGCGACTGGGAATAACTCAGCGAAAGCTAGCAGCCTTGACTGGTTTGAGCACATCGATGATCAACCAGATAGAGTCTGGAAGATGCAAGCCAAGTTATGATACTGCACGAAAGATCTTCGAGGTCTTGAGCACATTGGAAGAACAACCAGCAATGTATGCAGGTGATATCTGCAACAGGGATCTTATTTGTATATCAAAATCTGATTCGTTGCATAACGCAATAGAATTGATGCACAAGCACTCGGTGAGTCAGATCCCTGTTTTTGATTCATCGAAGCCTGTTGGGCTGATAAGCGAGGATGGTTTGGTAAAGCACATTGTAGAGAAAGAGGAGCATGAGATGAAAAATATGAGGGTCGAAGACGTTATGGACCCACCACCACCAATTGTAGATGCTAAAACTCCAGCAAAGGCACTGATCCCACTTGTGCGTTTTTCCAAATGTGCTTTGGTAAGCGAGAAGGGGAATGTAGTTGGAATAATTACAATTGCCGACGCTTTGAAACTTATGGAATGATTATTCTATGTCAAATACTTTTACCTGTCTTGCAACATTATAAATCCTAGTTTTCCCGATAGCGGATTCTTTCCCGCTTTCCTCATGTATATGTCCACAAAACTGGTAAACTGGTTGCGTATTTCTTACAAACTCGGCTATTGCTTCGGAACCAACATGCAACCCAGATTTTGTTCTATCAACAGATCCCTTTGGAGGACAATGGCTCAAGAACACAAATCTATCCTTGCTTGAAAACTTGTTAAGCATTACCCTAAAATCTTCTTCACTTAGCTCATACGGAGTGCCAAATGGACCTACGTTCCCTCCTCCACAGCCAAAAAACAGTAGATCATTTACCCTTATACTCTTCACATGTATGTTCGTCCAACCCATTTCCGTGCACACTCTCTCCATTTCGTCTGGCATTTCGAAATTTCCTGGAATGGCAAGAACCTGTACATCGAATCTTCCGATCGCTTTTGCAGACTGTATAGTCATTCCGTGGGGAGGTGTAATATCACCACAACACAAGATAAGTTCGCATTCCTTTGCTTTCTGCTTTATCGTCTCAATTATTGATTGATCCCCATGGACGTCGGAAAATGCAACTATTCTCATCTTTACTCTTCATGAGGTTCACAAAGTTCCATAAGTACGCCATGTAATGATTTTGGATGTATGAAGGTTATCTTCCTTCCATAGCTTCCAGGGCGTATACCACCTAGAATCTTCAACCCATTGTTTGATGCCTTCTCCATATCTTTCTCTATATCATCGGCGCATATGGAAATGTGATGAATGCCCTCACCTTTTTCTGTAAGAAACCTCTTGATTGGGCTGTTGTCATTCAGCGGTTCCATAACTTCAATAGTAGTATCTTCAAGTTTGAGCATAGCCATTTTCACTCCTTCATGCTCAACGGTCATAAACTTCTTTTGGTCGAACCGCAAGACCTTTTCAAACTGCTTAACAGCCTCTTCTACGTTGTTCACAGCGATGGCCACGTGATCTATTCTCACATTATCACCTAGAAACCTATCTTAGGTTGATAGATACCAAAGACTTCCCTAAATGTATTACTTATTTCTCCCAGCGTAGCGTAATTCTTTACAGCATCTATAATGTATGGCATGAGGTTTTCATCACCGGAAGCTGCCTTCTCTAACCTACTCAATACCTGTTCAACCCTTCCCTTATCTCTTGACGTCTTTAATTCCTGCAGTTTCTGTATCTGCTTCCTTTCTATTTCTGGATCTATGATATGTATCTTCGGTTCAGCAGAACTTTCATCTAAGAACTTGTTTACACCTACGATGATCCTCCTACCCTCATCCACCTCCTTCTTTATTTTGTAGGCATTCTTCCTTATCTCGTCTTGGAAATATCCCTTTTCTATGGCCACAAGTGAGCCACCCATTCTCTCTACACGCTTCAAGTACCTGTTGACCTCCTCTTCTATTTTGCCCGTTAGGTATTCTATGAAGTATGCACCGCCAAGAGGGTCAACTGTTTTGGTTACACCGCATTCATACGCAATTATCTGCTGTGTTCGTAATGCTATCTTAACTGCCTCTTCCGTTGGCAACGCTAGTGCCTCGTCCTTAGAA from the Nitrososphaerales archaeon genome contains:
- a CDS encoding ArsR family transcriptional regulator, whose product is MIDKTDEGLDHLYQDETLINSNGKEETVVFDFYVGENDHKVLDMLGNEKSNYTFKGLMRKLGIHQETLSRSLRRLGDLGLIEKSDVGYRISKKGSILARANNKAAVAYVPLFQTFIPPNMNATDMVNLLAGKWFKGLRWLGMIDGEMGCTLQWISEENTYQINLRIDNNYVTIESNASTDCSLEAMISAYRIFERVMRHYSSKYGGLSFYFTFLTQQLNN
- the prf1 gene encoding peptide chain release factor aRF-1; translation: MGKYDSVKLYKLKRILEELSSKTGRGTELVTLYIPPRKAIHEVVATLREEYGTASNIKSDTTRNHVLDALTRTMQRLKLYDETPETGLVIFCGALPTNGIGSEVITLHEVVPPKPLQTFLYRCDDHFHTDILKEMLKEEKVVGILSIDSTEAGIGVLLGDRLEMVESLTSGVAGKHRAGGQSARRYERLREMELGEYFKRVAQHAKSVFIDEYKVQGLIVGGPGPTKDEFLKNGYMDYRLQNNVLAVIDTSYAGREGVRETVDKAQDILQEYRLIEEKKLVQRLLQEVHSEKGLVTYGLNDVLTALKAGAVELLLVTDNILKVRLEIVCKKCGTKVNRIVDRDKLMQTKQEMLAVACTSCSSPDSEYTEQDLVDYMEELALRTGAKMEIISSKTEDGRILANLGKVAALLRYRIK
- a CDS encoding CBS domain-containing protein — translated: MLPRLEYIKQARLRLGITQRKLAALTGLSTSMINQIESGRCKPSYDTARKIFEVLSTLEEQPAMYAGDICNRDLICISKSDSLHNAIELMHKHSVSQIPVFDSSKPVGLISEDGLVKHIVEKEEHEMKNMRVEDVMDPPPPIVDAKTPAKALIPLVRFSKCALVSEKGNVVGIITIADALKLME
- a CDS encoding metallophosphoesterase gives rise to the protein MRIVAFSDVHGDQSIIETIKQKAKECELILCCGDITPPHGMTIQSAKAIGRFDVQVLAIPGNFEMPDEMERVCTEMGWTNIHVKSIRVNDLLFFGCGGGNVGPFGTPYELSEEDFRVMLNKFSSKDRFVFLSHCPPKGSVDRTKSGLHVGSEAIAEFVRNTQPVYQFCGHIHEESGKESAIGKTRIYNVARQVKVFDIE
- the mce gene encoding methylmalonyl-CoA epimerase, with amino-acid sequence MRIDHVAIAVNNVEEAVKQFEKVLRFDQKKFMTVEHEGVKMAMLKLEDTTIEVMEPLNDNSPIKRFLTEKGEGIHHISICADDIEKDMEKASNNGLKILGGIRPGSYGRKITFIHPKSLHGVLMELCEPHEE